The window CGGGAAGCGATTTCGATGGTGAGGGTCTGATCGCGGAACCGGGTGGCCGGACGATCCTGGCGAGCTCGGAGAAGGAGCCGTCGATCAGGCGGTTCCGGCTGGCCGACGGGCGGGAGATCGGCTCGCTGCCGGTGCCGTCGCGGTTCCAGGTCACGCCGGCCGGTGAGGCGGCGGTCAACCAGACGTTCGAGGCGCTGACCGCGACCCCCGACCACCAGGTGATCTTCGCGGGCATGGAGGGCGCGCTCGCCGGCGACGGGGCCGGCCACCACCGGATCATCCGCTACCAGGGCCGGGCCGGTGGTTCCTACACGGTCGCCGGACAGCTCGCCTATCGCACCGACGCCGGGCTCGGCCTGGTCGAGCTGGTATCGCTCGGCGGCGACCAGCTGCTGTCGGTCGAGCGGGGCTTCACCGCCGGGGTCGGCAACACCGTGCGGATCTACCAGGTGTCGGCCACCGGGGCTCCCGACGTCACCGGGGTGGCGTCCCTGTCCACGGTCACCGACCCGCGGACCTGGCTGGGCAAGCGACTGATCGCCGACATCGCGACCTGCCCGTCCGGCGGCGCGACGGCGAAGCAGCCGCAGCCGAACCCGCTGCTCGACAACATCGAGGCCGCCGCGCTCGGTGGCACACTGCCCGGTGGGCGCCGGGTGCTGCGCCTGCTCTCCGACGACAACGGCAGCGCCACCCAGATCACCCGGCTCTACACGCTGGCCGTGACGATCCGGCCGGAGACCACGCTGGAGAGCCGGGCCATCCTGTCGGCGACCGCCTACCAGCCGGGGCCGGTCTCCGGCACCCAGCTGTCGACGGCGCCGGTGAACGGGATCAGCGCGCCGTTCCCGGGACAGCCCGTCCCCGGGTTCTCGGCGGTGCTGCCGCTGGCCGGCAATCGGCTGCTCGCCATGCCCGACAACGGGTTCGGCGCGAAGAACAACTCGGCCGACTTCCTGCTGCGGGCCTACGACATCACCCCCGACTACCGGCGGCACACGGTCCGGGTGAACGGGTTCCTCGGCTTCCGGGACCCGGACCGGAAGGTGCCGTTCCCGATCGTCAACGAGAACACCCCGGAGCGGCTGCTGACCGGTGCCGACTTCGACATCGAGTCGCTGGCCCGGGACGCGCGGGGCAACCTGTGGATCGGCGACGAGTTCGGACCGTACCTGATCAAGGTGGACCGGACCGGGAAGGTGCTGCAGGCGCCGATCCCGCTGCCGGACGGCGGGAAGTCGCCGCAGTCGCCCGACCTGGCCGCCGGGGAGACCGCGACCGTGCCGGCCAGCCGTGGTTTCGAGGCGCTCGCCGCGAGCCGGGACGGGCTGACGCTCTACCCGATCCTGGAGGGCGCCCGCACCGACGACCCGAACCAGCGCCGCCGACTCGTCTACGAGTTCGACGTACGCACGAACCGCTACACCGGCCGGACCTGGACGTTCCTGGTCGACGACCCGTCGCTGCTGGTCGGCGACGCGGCGGTGCTCGACGGGCGGCGGCTGCTGCTGATCGAACGCGACAACGGCATGGGACGGCAGTCGGTGGTCAAGCGTCTCGTCGTCACCGACCTGGACCGGGCCGCCGCGGACCGGACGCTGCCCCGCCGGACCGTCGTCGACCTGATGCGTGTCGCCGACCCGCGCGGCGTCTCCACCCCGGCCCGGGCCGGTGAGTACGGCGTCGGCGAGCTGTTCTCGTTCCCGCTCCAGTCCGTCGAGTCGGTGTCGCCGCTCGGCGGAAGCCGGGTGCTGGTCGCCAACGACAACAACTTCCCCGGCAACGACGGCCGGATCCCGGGCCGCGCCGACGACACCGAGTTG of the Actinoplanes sichuanensis genome contains:
- a CDS encoding esterase-like activity of phytase family protein, with product MADKAILASAAAVILLVPAVPANAANHSADRACSTEASLLGFSDALDKTTFAGTPVAGLSALAVTGRDRGLALVDNIGTTPARVYSVRLDKPAITGVTLLTRADGTAYTGSDFDGEGLIAEPGGRTILASSEKEPSIRRFRLADGREIGSLPVPSRFQVTPAGEAAVNQTFEALTATPDHQVIFAGMEGALAGDGAGHHRIIRYQGRAGGSYTVAGQLAYRTDAGLGLVELVSLGGDQLLSVERGFTAGVGNTVRIYQVSATGAPDVTGVASLSTVTDPRTWLGKRLIADIATCPSGGATAKQPQPNPLLDNIEAAALGGTLPGGRRVLRLLSDDNGSATQITRLYTLAVTIRPETTLESRAILSATAYQPGPVSGTQLSTAPVNGISAPFPGQPVPGFSAVLPLAGNRLLAMPDNGFGAKNNSADFLLRAYDITPDYRRHTVRVNGFLGFRDPDRKVPFPIVNENTPERLLTGADFDIESLARDARGNLWIGDEFGPYLIKVDRTGKVLQAPIPLPDGGKSPQSPDLAAGETATVPASRGFEALAASRDGLTLYPILEGARTDDPNQRRRLVYEFDVRTNRYTGRTWTFLVDDPSLLVGDAAVLDGRRLLLIERDNGMGRQSVVKRLVVTDLDRAAADRTLPRRTVVDLMRVADPRGVSTPARAGEYGVGELFSFPLQSVESVSPLGGSRVLVANDNNFPGNDGRIPGRADDTELIVIDVPGLR